A window from Exiguobacterium marinum DSM 16307 encodes these proteins:
- a CDS encoding Cof-type HAD-IIB family hydrolase: MSYKMIVLDMDDTLFTSDHTISPKTKEALLDAQARGYKVVLASGRPTFAMWEAARELELAKYGSFILSFNGASVINCATNEEIFSSTLQPDTVAHLHDISEREGIAIHTYVGNEIVTDRPNSYTDIEGELTGMPVVHVDNFKEAVTAPVVKCLMLADGDTLAPIETKLQEELAGKLAVARSKPFFLEFTEAGVTKGTSLALLANQLGIAQDEVIACGDGNNDLTMIEWAGLGVAMGNANTTVKGKADFITKSNNEDGIAHVIETYMTDVFVTQ; encoded by the coding sequence ATGAGTTACAAGATGATTGTATTAGATATGGATGATACGCTCTTCACGAGCGACCATACGATTTCCCCGAAGACAAAAGAAGCACTTCTCGATGCGCAGGCACGCGGCTATAAAGTCGTACTGGCGAGCGGACGACCTACGTTTGCGATGTGGGAGGCAGCCCGCGAATTGGAGCTCGCGAAATATGGAAGCTTCATCTTATCGTTCAACGGTGCCTCGGTCATTAATTGTGCGACAAATGAAGAGATTTTCTCAAGTACGCTCCAACCGGACACGGTCGCCCATCTCCATGATATCAGTGAACGGGAAGGAATCGCGATTCATACGTACGTCGGTAACGAAATCGTAACCGATCGTCCGAACTCTTATACGGATATCGAAGGTGAATTGACGGGCATGCCTGTCGTACATGTCGACAACTTTAAAGAAGCTGTGACGGCTCCGGTCGTCAAATGTTTGATGCTCGCGGATGGTGACACGCTCGCTCCGATTGAAACGAAGCTACAAGAAGAGTTGGCCGGAAAACTAGCCGTCGCTCGTTCAAAACCATTCTTCTTAGAGTTCACAGAAGCCGGTGTCACAAAAGGCACAAGCCTCGCCTTACTAGCCAATCAACTCGGTATCGCACAAGACGAAGTGATCGCTTGCGGTGACGGAAACAATGATTTGACGATGATTGAATGGGCAGGTCTAGGCGTTGCGATGGGTAACGCTAACACGACAGTTAAAGGGAAAGCGGACTTCATTACGAAGTCAAACAATGAAGACGGCATCGCTCATGTCATCGAGACATATATGACGGACGTATTCGTCACGCAATAA
- a CDS encoding alpha/beta hydrolase: MNKGLKRAGVGLIGTAVAGAAYVLLSPKPATRLIKTSFAGGNEVEMKEFEEVVQKTSVRKDIDYLSSYDNGMFDLIRYEGNGRTVPTIFWVHGGSFVGGDKSDVLKYATSIASNGYNVVSINYALAPDVMYPTPLKQIEEAYSFIAENNDRFRLDLDRIFFAGDSNGGQLAAQFVGIQLNDDYSPSAEVEQVVPKSSILGAILLSAPLDLKRAWLESSKSVNRFLFKRIGWAYFGTYNWETLPVVAEASPLVNVPATFVPTFIADGNDHSFEEQAKEFATILSGRTDVTTVFYDQNEHELGHNYYFEMDRPAANSTYRRLITFLREATNQSV, encoded by the coding sequence ATGAATAAAGGGTTGAAACGTGCTGGAGTCGGATTGATTGGAACAGCAGTCGCAGGAGCGGCTTATGTGTTACTTTCTCCTAAACCAGCGACACGTTTAATCAAAACTTCGTTCGCAGGGGGGAACGAAGTGGAGATGAAAGAATTTGAGGAAGTCGTTCAAAAAACGTCTGTCCGAAAAGACATCGACTACTTGTCTTCTTATGACAATGGAATGTTTGATTTGATTCGTTATGAAGGAAACGGACGAACTGTGCCGACGATTTTTTGGGTGCATGGTGGATCATTCGTCGGCGGAGATAAATCGGATGTGTTAAAATATGCCACTTCGATTGCGAGTAACGGCTACAATGTCGTCAGTATCAATTACGCACTCGCACCTGACGTGATGTATCCGACCCCGCTCAAACAAATCGAGGAGGCGTACTCATTTATCGCTGAGAACAATGACCGCTTCCGTCTCGACTTAGACCGCATCTTCTTTGCGGGTGATTCGAACGGTGGACAGCTCGCCGCACAGTTTGTCGGCATCCAGTTGAATGACGACTATTCGCCTTCTGCCGAAGTTGAGCAAGTCGTACCGAAGTCCTCTATTCTCGGAGCCATCCTCTTGTCTGCTCCGCTCGACTTGAAGCGCGCATGGCTCGAATCATCGAAGTCAGTAAACCGCTTCTTGTTCAAACGAATCGGATGGGCTTACTTCGGCACATACAATTGGGAGACCCTACCGGTTGTCGCCGAAGCTTCGCCACTCGTCAATGTACCGGCCACATTCGTCCCAACGTTTATCGCGGACGGGAATGACCATTCCTTTGAAGAGCAGGCCAAGGAATTTGCGACGATTCTTTCAGGACGGACGGATGTCACGACTGTCTTTTATGATCAGAATGAGCACGAGCTCGGTCATAACTATTACTTCGAAATGGACCGCCCAGCGGCTAACTCTACGTATCGCCGTTTGATTACGTTCTTACGCGAAGCGACAAATCAATCTGTATAA